In a single window of the Sander lucioperca isolate FBNREF2018 chromosome 19, SLUC_FBN_1.2, whole genome shotgun sequence genome:
- the nkx2.4b gene encoding NK2 homeobox 4b isoform X3 — translation MSFSPKHSTPFSVTDILSPMEDSYRRFGGVDPAAGNLGSHLGSYRQQQVSHQPAAAMGPAGPYHHVPHHGVPQFSGAVGGFCNGGIGNVGELPSYQETVRGGGAAAAWYSNPEPRYPTISRFMGPSGGMNMSGMVGSLAGMDSGAKSMVTLHAAPRRKRRVLFSQAQVYELERRFKQQKYLSAPEREHLAGLIHLTPNQVKIWFQNHRYKLKRQAKDKAGHAQQQEGSGGGSGGGLSSTSHRTSSVSPVLSKNGKGCRNDSSGSNQTGNRQSSAGEAMTATPQQHQHQQVNQLSSTEELEDLSPSPPMGLHGQINMTQTDAALIEYTNSMIGSNLLYGRTW, via the exons ATGTCCTTCAGCCCAAAGCACTCCACCCCCTTCTCAGTCACCGACATTTTGAGCCCCATGGAGGACAGCTACCGGAGGTTTGGAGGTGTGGATCCCGCTGCGGGGAACCTCGGCTCCCATCTGGGCTCCTACCGGCAGCAGCAAGTCTCCCATCAGCCCG cagcagccatgggaCCCGCCGGGCCCTACCACCATGTGCCCCACCACGGGGTCCCGCAGTTTTCCGGGGCCGTAGGAGGGTTCTGTAACGGTGGCATCGGGAACGTGGGAGAGCTGCCGTCCTACCAGGAGACGGTGAGGGGCGGAGGGGCGGCGGCAGCGTGGTACAGCAACCCCGAGCCCAGATACCCGACAA TTTCCAGATTCATGGGCCCCTCCGGCGGGATGAACATGTCCGGGATGGTGGGCAGCTTGGCCGGGATGGACTCCGGCGCCAAGTCCATGGTGACGCTGCACGCAGCGCCGCGGAGGAAGCGCCGGGTGCTCTTCTCGCAGGCGCAGGTGTACGAGCTGGAGCGGCGCTTCAAGCAGCAGAAGTACCTGTCCGCCCCGGAGAGAGAGCACCTAGCCGGGCTGATCCACCTCACCCCGAACCAGGTCAAGATCTGGTTCCAGAACCACCGCTACAAGCTGAAGCGGCAGGCCAAGGACAAGGCCGGGCACGCGCAGCAGCAGGAGGGAAGCGGCGGTGGGAGCGGTGGAGGTCTAAGCTCAACGAGCCACCGCACCTCCTCCGTGTCCCCGGTTCTCTCCAAGAACGGTAAGGGCTGCCGGAACGACTCCAGCGGCTCCAACCAGACCGGAAACCGACAGAGCAGCGCGGGGGAGGCCATGACGGCGACCCCGCAGCAGCACCAGCATCAGCAGGTGAACCAGCTGTCGTCTACAGAGGAGCTGGAGGATTTGTCCCCAAGTCCACCGATGGGACTGCACGGTCAGATTAACATGACGCAGACGGACGCGGCGCTAATCGAGTACACAAACAGCATGATCGGCTCCAATTTACTGTACGGGAGAACTTGGTAG
- the nkx2.4b gene encoding NK2 homeobox 4b isoform X2: MSFSPKHSTPFSVTDILSPMEDSYRRFGGVDPAAGNLGSHLGSYRQQQVSHQPAAAAAMGPAGPYHHVPHHGVPQFSGAVGGFCNGGIGNVGELPSYQETVRGGGAAAAWYSNPEPRYPTISRFMGPSGGMNMSGMVGSLAGMDSGAKSMVTLHAAPRRKRRVLFSQAQVYELERRFKQQKYLSAPEREHLAGLIHLTPNQVKIWFQNHRYKLKRQAKDKAGHAQQQEGSGGGSGGGLSSTSHRTSSVSPVLSKNGKGCRNDSSGSNQTGNRQSSAGEAMTATPQQHQHQQVNQLSSTEELEDLSPSPPMGLHGQINMTQTDAALIEYTNSMIGSNLLYGRTW, from the exons ATGTCCTTCAGCCCAAAGCACTCCACCCCCTTCTCAGTCACCGACATTTTGAGCCCCATGGAGGACAGCTACCGGAGGTTTGGAGGTGTGGATCCCGCTGCGGGGAACCTCGGCTCCCATCTGGGCTCCTACCGGCAGCAGCAAGTCTCCCATCAGCCCG ccgcagcagcagccatgggaCCCGCCGGGCCCTACCACCATGTGCCCCACCACGGGGTCCCGCAGTTTTCCGGGGCCGTAGGAGGGTTCTGTAACGGTGGCATCGGGAACGTGGGAGAGCTGCCGTCCTACCAGGAGACGGTGAGGGGCGGAGGGGCGGCGGCAGCGTGGTACAGCAACCCCGAGCCCAGATACCCGACAA TTTCCAGATTCATGGGCCCCTCCGGCGGGATGAACATGTCCGGGATGGTGGGCAGCTTGGCCGGGATGGACTCCGGCGCCAAGTCCATGGTGACGCTGCACGCAGCGCCGCGGAGGAAGCGCCGGGTGCTCTTCTCGCAGGCGCAGGTGTACGAGCTGGAGCGGCGCTTCAAGCAGCAGAAGTACCTGTCCGCCCCGGAGAGAGAGCACCTAGCCGGGCTGATCCACCTCACCCCGAACCAGGTCAAGATCTGGTTCCAGAACCACCGCTACAAGCTGAAGCGGCAGGCCAAGGACAAGGCCGGGCACGCGCAGCAGCAGGAGGGAAGCGGCGGTGGGAGCGGTGGAGGTCTAAGCTCAACGAGCCACCGCACCTCCTCCGTGTCCCCGGTTCTCTCCAAGAACGGTAAGGGCTGCCGGAACGACTCCAGCGGCTCCAACCAGACCGGAAACCGACAGAGCAGCGCGGGGGAGGCCATGACGGCGACCCCGCAGCAGCACCAGCATCAGCAGGTGAACCAGCTGTCGTCTACAGAGGAGCTGGAGGATTTGTCCCCAAGTCCACCGATGGGACTGCACGGTCAGATTAACATGACGCAGACGGACGCGGCGCTAATCGAGTACACAAACAGCATGATCGGCTCCAATTTACTGTACGGGAGAACTTGGTAG
- the nkx2.4b gene encoding NK2 homeobox 4b isoform X1, whose product MSFSPKHSTPFSVTDILSPMEDSYRRFGGVDPAAGNLGSHLGSYRQQQVSHQPGMQHHQHPAQQQHQPPHLHHHHHHHHHHHLSSSSSSSSSSSSSAAAAAMGPAGPYHHVPHHGVPQFSGAVGGFCNGGIGNVGELPSYQETVRGGGAAAAWYSNPEPRYPTISRFMGPSGGMNMSGMVGSLAGMDSGAKSMVTLHAAPRRKRRVLFSQAQVYELERRFKQQKYLSAPEREHLAGLIHLTPNQVKIWFQNHRYKLKRQAKDKAGHAQQQEGSGGGSGGGLSSTSHRTSSVSPVLSKNGKGCRNDSSGSNQTGNRQSSAGEAMTATPQQHQHQQVNQLSSTEELEDLSPSPPMGLHGQINMTQTDAALIEYTNSMIGSNLLYGRTW is encoded by the exons ATGTCCTTCAGCCCAAAGCACTCCACCCCCTTCTCAGTCACCGACATTTTGAGCCCCATGGAGGACAGCTACCGGAGGTTTGGAGGTGTGGATCCCGCTGCGGGGAACCTCGGCTCCCATCTGGGCTCCTACCGGCAGCAGCAAGTCTCCCATCAGCCCGGTATGCAGCATCATCAGCACCCggcgcagcagcagcatcagccGCCTCAtctccatcaccatcaccaccatcatcaccatcaccacctgtcctcctcttcatcctcatcctcctcctcctcttcctcagccgcagcagcagccatgggaCCCGCCGGGCCCTACCACCATGTGCCCCACCACGGGGTCCCGCAGTTTTCCGGGGCCGTAGGAGGGTTCTGTAACGGTGGCATCGGGAACGTGGGAGAGCTGCCGTCCTACCAGGAGACGGTGAGGGGCGGAGGGGCGGCGGCAGCGTGGTACAGCAACCCCGAGCCCAGATACCCGACAA TTTCCAGATTCATGGGCCCCTCCGGCGGGATGAACATGTCCGGGATGGTGGGCAGCTTGGCCGGGATGGACTCCGGCGCCAAGTCCATGGTGACGCTGCACGCAGCGCCGCGGAGGAAGCGCCGGGTGCTCTTCTCGCAGGCGCAGGTGTACGAGCTGGAGCGGCGCTTCAAGCAGCAGAAGTACCTGTCCGCCCCGGAGAGAGAGCACCTAGCCGGGCTGATCCACCTCACCCCGAACCAGGTCAAGATCTGGTTCCAGAACCACCGCTACAAGCTGAAGCGGCAGGCCAAGGACAAGGCCGGGCACGCGCAGCAGCAGGAGGGAAGCGGCGGTGGGAGCGGTGGAGGTCTAAGCTCAACGAGCCACCGCACCTCCTCCGTGTCCCCGGTTCTCTCCAAGAACGGTAAGGGCTGCCGGAACGACTCCAGCGGCTCCAACCAGACCGGAAACCGACAGAGCAGCGCGGGGGAGGCCATGACGGCGACCCCGCAGCAGCACCAGCATCAGCAGGTGAACCAGCTGTCGTCTACAGAGGAGCTGGAGGATTTGTCCCCAAGTCCACCGATGGGACTGCACGGTCAGATTAACATGACGCAGACGGACGCGGCGCTAATCGAGTACACAAACAGCATGATCGGCTCCAATTTACTGTACGGGAGAACTTGGTAG